One genomic region from Methanobacterium sp. encodes:
- a CDS encoding glycosyltransferase family 39 protein, which produces MSNINKIIKEKSWFLLLFTVFIFSFLLDMYVLTHYNLSYGRDGPFYDLQVLNILKTGFTSSNDPPFAYYMLTPFVMITGNSFLGIKIGMSLIGSLMAFPAFFLTEIFSKKLNVEYKVPAFLSAFLITVNSFYFGMIGDFMQNLVGVFLLLLLLYFAVKWFENTKEWNFLIRSHWVD; this is translated from the coding sequence ATGTCTAATATAAATAAAATTATAAAAGAAAAATCATGGTTTTTGTTGCTATTTACAGTATTCATATTCTCATTTTTGCTGGATATGTATGTTTTGACTCACTACAACTTATCATACGGGCGTGATGGCCCATTTTATGATCTACAAGTCTTAAACATACTTAAAACAGGGTTTACTTCCAGTAACGATCCCCCATTTGCCTATTATATGCTAACACCGTTTGTAATGATAACTGGAAATTCATTTCTTGGCATAAAAATTGGCATGTCACTTATAGGATCTTTAATGGCATTCCCTGCATTTTTCCTTACAGAAATATTCAGCAAAAAACTAAATGTGGAATATAAGGTTCCAGCGTTTCTAAGTGCTTTTTTGATAACGGTAAATTCCTTTTACTTTGGCATGATCGGAGATTTTATGCAGAATCTTGTTGGCGTATTCCTCCTTCTGCTCTTATTGTATTTTGCAGTTAAATGGTTTGAAAATACAAAGGAATGGAATTTCCTTATTCGTTCTCATTGGGTGGATTGA
- a CDS encoding winged helix-turn-helix domain-containing protein has protein sequence MKKLLWWLIAGMKGGINRARIIKALHERPYNANQLSEELNLDYKTIRHHIKVLEQNNLIKSTGGKYGKMYFLSSDMEENYDVFSKIWEQIGEK, from the coding sequence ATGAAAAAGCTATTATGGTGGTTAATAGCGGGCATGAAGGGCGGAATTAACCGTGCTAGAATTATAAAAGCGCTGCATGAAAGGCCTTATAATGCTAATCAGCTTTCTGAAGAATTAAATCTTGATTATAAGACCATAAGACACCATATTAAAGTTTTAGAACAGAACAATTTAATTAAATCTACCGGAGGAAAATACGGAAAGATGTATTTTCTCTCCAGTGATATGGAAGAAAACTATGATGTATTCAGTAAGATTTGGGAACAAATCGGGGAAAAGTAA
- the hisG gene encoding ATP phosphoribosyltransferase encodes MQLKIALPSKGRISDPAVKLLEKAGIGIKDMSNRKLFSETYDEEISVMFTRAADIPEFVADGAADLGMTGLDLIEEKDADVEILEDLNFGTAKLVLAVPEDSRIYNILDIDHGAIVATEFPHLTQKYFKNKGLDVKIVELSGSTEIAPFIGVADIITDLTSTGTTLKMNHLKIIDTILESSIKLIANKDSFKEKNEKIEAVRTGIKGVLDAEGKKLVMMNVDKVSLEDVKKAMPGLTGPTVSQVLSNEEIVAVHAVVDEHEVFNTVNKLKKVGAKDILVVPIERII; translated from the coding sequence ATGCAGCTTAAAATAGCTCTTCCATCGAAAGGGAGGATAAGCGACCCTGCAGTAAAGCTTTTAGAAAAAGCAGGGATTGGAATTAAAGATATGTCTAACAGAAAGCTCTTTTCAGAGACTTATGATGAAGAAATAAGTGTAATGTTTACAAGGGCTGCTGATATTCCTGAATTTGTTGCAGATGGTGCAGCAGATCTGGGAATGACTGGTCTGGACTTAATTGAAGAAAAGGATGCTGATGTTGAAATCCTTGAAGATCTGAACTTCGGCACAGCCAAACTGGTACTCGCAGTGCCTGAAGATTCCAGAATATATAATATTCTGGATATAGACCATGGCGCTATTGTAGCTACAGAATTTCCGCATTTAACACAAAAATATTTCAAAAATAAGGGATTAGATGTTAAAATAGTTGAATTGAGTGGGTCAACTGAAATTGCACCATTTATCGGTGTTGCAGATATAATAACCGATCTTACAAGTACCGGCACCACATTAAAAATGAATCATCTTAAAATTATAGATACCATTCTAGAAAGTTCAATAAAGCTAATTGCAAATAAAGATAGTTTTAAAGAAAAAAACGAGAAAATCGAAGCTGTAAGAACTGGCATAAAAGGAGTTCTTGATGCAGAAGGTAAAAAGCTTGTAATGATGAATGTTGACAAGGTATCTCTGGAAGATGTTAAAAAAGCGATGCCCGGACTTACAGGACCTACTGTCTCTCAGGTCTTATCAAATGAAGAAATTGTGGCAGTTCACGCAGTTGTAGATGAACATGAAGTATTTAATACTGTAAATAAACTTAAAAAAGTAGGTGCAAAAGATATACTGGTTGTCCCAATTGAAAGGATAATCTAA